Proteins from one Juglans microcarpa x Juglans regia isolate MS1-56 chromosome 1S, Jm3101_v1.0, whole genome shotgun sequence genomic window:
- the LOC121245944 gene encoding exocyst complex component SEC8-like isoform X1: protein MGIFDGLPVSSDKSYLREELTRIDESWAAGRFDSLPHVVHILTSKDREGEVESLKEQSDIVEEFVNEVVHAYHSGFNKAIQNYSQILRLFGESTESIAVLKVDLAEAKKRLSTRNKQLHQLWYRSVTLRHIISLLDQIEGIAKVPARIEKLIADKQFYAAVQLHVQSTLMLEREGLQTVGALQDVRSELTKLRGVLFYKVLEDLHVHLYNKGEYSSAASSIYERDDEVPTTTAVVLSVDNSQSLSQRTRLLKGDNQFGFQTDGSYRPSSVDGGSSFDDHDEEGALEDAASDGHMSSVGVNGGNGNLKDAKTLPRQTPIWLLNSTPDEFLETIKKSDAPLHVRYLQTMVECLCMLGKVAAAGAIICQRLRPAIHEIITSKIKAHAELVNSSRSGIGQGERNATPGLHFMKEKLESFQFPKQKHQNGISLAGTLSAVSPVSPVMAPTGRAQAATRELLDSILDTVVRIFENHVVIGEILESKSTHQIEVNTPRSRPTDWNPDSEASQVTGGYSIGFSLTVLQSECQQFICEILRATPEAASADAAVQTARLASKAPSKEKRDRSEDGLTFAFRFTETTISIHNQGGSRRGPNVLQEGYGSATVLPEQGIYLAASIYRPVLQFTGKVASMLPKKYAQLGNDGLLSFVENFVKDHFLPTMFVDYRKSVQQAISSPAAFRPKAHSASAYTPLVEKGRPVLQGLLAIDFLAKEVLGWAQAMPKFAGDLVKYVQTFLERTYERCRTSYMEAVLEKQSYMLIGRYDIEKLMRLDPASSCLPNSLGQSNMDSNAPDAESVEVELELSNLLLALRPIKQENLIRDDNKLILLASLSDSLEYVADLIERLGQINSRASIQIEETPKYHHTRTSSAPTRDLASFSDEYRKLAIDCLKVLRVEMQLETIFHMQEMATREYLEDLDAEEPDDFIISLTAQIMRRDEAMGPFVACPKRNYIFGGICSIAANASIKALADMRSVNLFGVQQICRNSIALEQALAAIPSINSEAVQQRLDRVRTYYELLNMPFEALLAFIVEHEHVFTTAEYANLLKVQVPGRAIPADAQDRVSEIFSH from the exons ATGGGGATCTTTGATGGTTTGCCCGTGTCTTCCGACAAATCA TATCTTAGGGAAGAACTTACAAGAATAGATGAGAGTTGGGCCGCAGGACGCTTTGATTCATTACCTCATGTTGTCCATATTTTGACATCAAAAGATCGTGAAGGCGAAGTTGAATCTTTGAAGGAGCAAAGTGATATTGTTGAGGAGTTTGTGAATGAAGTGGTGCATGCTTATCACAGTGGCTTCAACAAagcaattcaaaattattcCCAG ATCTTGAGGTTGTTTGGGGAATCCACTGAAAGTATAGCTGTCTTAAAGGTTGATTTGGCTGAGGCAAAGAAGCGTCTTAGCACCCGCAATAAGCAATTGCATCAATTGTGGTATCGATCGGTGACATTGCGTCACATAATTTCCCTCTTAGATCAAATTGAGGGCATAGCCAAG GTTCCAGCTCGTATTGAAAAGCTAATTGCTGACAAGCAGTTTTATGCTGCAGTTCAGTTGCATGTTCAATCAACATTGATGCTTGAGCGAGAGGGGCTTCAAACT GTTGGTGCTCTTCAAGATGTCCGGTCAGAGTTGACAAAGTTGCGAGGAGTTCTTTTTTACAAGGTTTTGGAGGATTTGCATGTACACCTGTACAACAAAGGTGAATACAG CTCAGCTGCCTCAAGCATATATGAAAGAGATGACGAAGTGCCAACTACCACGGCTGTTGTGTTATCTGTGGATAATTCACAATCTCTATCACAAAGAACCAGGCTACTGAAAGGTGACAACCAGTTTGGTTTCCAAACAGATGGATCATATAGGCCGAGTTCTGTTGATGGAGG TTCCTCTTTTGATGACCATGATGAGGAGGGTGCTCTGGAAGATGCTGCCTCAGATGGGCATATGTCGTCAGTTGGGGTCAATGGTGGAAATGGTAATCTAAAGGATGCCAAAACTCTTCCTCGCCAGACACCAATATGGCTTTTGAATTCCACTCCAGATGAATTTCTT GAGACAATAAAGAAGAGTGATGCTCCGCTTCATGTGAGGTATTTGCAAACCATGGTTGAGTGCCTCTGCATGCTTGGCAAAGTTGCAGCTGCTGGTGCTATAATATG CCAAAGATTGCGACCGGCAATTCATGAGATAATCACATCCAAGATTAAAGCTCATGCAGAACTTGTTAATTCTTCAAGGTCTGGCATCGGTCAGGGTGAGCGAAATGCTACTCCAGGTCttcattttatgaaagaaaagctAGAAAGCTTCCAGTTCCCCAAACAAAAGCATCAGAACGGGATATCTCTGGCTGGGACTCTTTCGGCGGTTAGTCCTGTCTCACCTGTGATGGCTCCCACAGGAAGAGCACAGGCTGCCACAAGGGAGCTTCTGGATTCAATTTTGGACACAGTTGTTCGAATATTTG AGAATCATGTCGTCATTGGAGAGATTTTGGAATCAAAATCCACGCATCAAATTGAAGTGAACACACCAAGATCAAGGCCAACTGATTGGAACCCTGATTCTGAAGCATCTCAAGTCACTGGGGGCTACAGCATTGGCTTCTCCTTGACTGTTTTGCAG AGTGAGTGTCAACAATTCATTTGTGAGATTCTGCGGGCAACTCCCGAAGCTGCGTCGGCAGATGCTGCTGTACAAACAGCTAGACTTGCAAGCAAGGCCCCTTCCAAAGAAAAGAG GGACCGGTCAGAGGATGGTCTTACCTTTGCTTTTCGTTTTACAGAAACAACAATATCTATTCATAACCAGG GAGGGAGTAGGAGGGGTCCCAATGTATTGCAAGAAGGTTATGGATCTGCAACAGTCTTACCTGAGCAAGGCATATATCTAGCTGCATCTATATATCGACCTGTGCTTCAG TTTACAGGTAAGGTTGCTTCAATGCTGCCGAAAAAGTATGCCCAGCTTGG GAATGATGGATTGCTTTCATTTGTGGAAAACTTTGTGAAGGACCACTTTTTACCAACCATGTTTGTAGACTACCGGAAAAGCGTACAGCAAGCTATATCAA GTCCAGCTGCATTTCGGCCGAAGGCGCATTCTGCTTCCGCTTATACTCCATTGGTCGAGAAGGGTAGACCAGTCTTACAAGGGCTTTTGGCTATTGATTTCTTAGCAAAAGAG GTGCTTGGTTGGGCTCAAGCAATGCCTAAATTTGCTGGTGATCTTGTGAAGTATGTGCAGACTTTCCTTGAGCGTACATATGAGAGATGTCGTACATCATACATGGAG GCAGTGCTTGAGAAGCAGAGTTATATGCTCATTGGGAGGTATGATATTGAGAAATTGATGCGACTTGATCCGGCAAGTTCTTGTTTACCAAATTCACTTGGTCAGTCAAACATGGATAGCAACGCCCCTGATGCTGAAAGTGTTGAGGTTGAACTGGAACTGAGCAATTTATTGTTGGCTTTGAGGCCAATTAAGCAG GAGAATCTAATCCGTGATGATAACAAACTCATTTTGCTAGCATCCCTTAGTGATTCATTGGAGTATGTTGCAGACTTAATTGAGAG GCTTGGACAAATAAACTCAAGAGCATCAATTCAAATAGAGGAGACTCCCAAGTACCATCATACTCGAACAAGCAGTGCACCTACTAGAGATCTGGCATCATTTTCTGATGAGTACAGAAAATTAGCAATAGATTGCCTTAAGGTTTTACGTGTAGAGATGCAGTTGGAGACAATTTTCCATATGCAG GAAATGGCAACTAGGGAATATTTGGAGGACCTAGATGCTGAAGAGCCAGATGACTTCATTATTTCACTCACTGCTCAG ATAATGCGAAGGGATGAGGCAATGGGACCTTTTGTTGCATGTCCAAAGCGAAATTACATATTTGGTGGAATTTGTAGCATTGCTGCGAATGCATCTATCAAG GCTTTGGCTGATATGAGATCCGTTAACCTTTTTGGGGTTCAGCAGATATGCCGGAATTCGATAGCATTAGAACAG GCGCTGGCAGCTATCCCATCGATTAACAGTGAAGCTGTGCAACAGAGATTGGATCGTGTTCGTACTTACTACGAACTTCTAAACATGCCATTTGAG GCCTTGCTAGCCTTCATTGTGGAGCATGAGCACGTTTTTACAACTGCAGA GTACGCTAATCTTCTAAAGGTCCAGGTCCCAGGAAGAGCGATTCCTGCTGATGCTCAAGATCGCGTATCAGAGATTTTCTCTCATTAG
- the LOC121245944 gene encoding exocyst complex component SEC8-like isoform X2, whose translation MGIFDGLPVSSDKSYLREELTRIDESWAAGRFDSLPHVVHILTSKDREGEVESLKEQSDIVEEFVNEVVHAYHSGFNKAIQNYSQILRLFGESTESIAVLKVDLAEAKKRLSTRNKQLHQLWYRSVTLRHIISLLDQIEGIAKVPARIEKLIADKQFYAAVQLHVQSTLMLEREGLQTVGALQDVRSELTKLRGVLFYKVLEDLHVHLYNKGEYSSAASSIYERDDEVPTTTAVVLSVDNSQSLSQRTRLLKGDNQFGFQTDGSYRPSSVDGGSSFDDHDEEGALEDAASDGHMSSVGVNGGNGNLKDAKTLPRQTPIWLLNSTPDEFLETIKKSDAPLHVRYLQTMVECLCMLGKVAAAGAIICQRLRPAIHEIITSKIKAHAELVNSSRSGIGQGERNATPGLHFMKEKLESFQFPKQKHQNGISLAGTLSAVSPVSPVMAPTGRAQAATRELLDSILDTVVRIFENHVVIGEILESKSTHQIEVNTPRSRPTDWNPDSEASQVTGGYSIGFSLTVLQSECQQFICEILRATPEAASADAAVQTARLASKAPSKEKRDRSEDGLTFAFRFTETTISIHNQGSRRGPNVLQEGYGSATVLPEQGIYLAASIYRPVLQFTGKVASMLPKKYAQLGNDGLLSFVENFVKDHFLPTMFVDYRKSVQQAISSPAAFRPKAHSASAYTPLVEKGRPVLQGLLAIDFLAKEVLGWAQAMPKFAGDLVKYVQTFLERTYERCRTSYMEAVLEKQSYMLIGRYDIEKLMRLDPASSCLPNSLGQSNMDSNAPDAESVEVELELSNLLLALRPIKQENLIRDDNKLILLASLSDSLEYVADLIERLGQINSRASIQIEETPKYHHTRTSSAPTRDLASFSDEYRKLAIDCLKVLRVEMQLETIFHMQEMATREYLEDLDAEEPDDFIISLTAQIMRRDEAMGPFVACPKRNYIFGGICSIAANASIKALADMRSVNLFGVQQICRNSIALEQALAAIPSINSEAVQQRLDRVRTYYELLNMPFEALLAFIVEHEHVFTTAEYANLLKVQVPGRAIPADAQDRVSEIFSH comes from the exons ATGGGGATCTTTGATGGTTTGCCCGTGTCTTCCGACAAATCA TATCTTAGGGAAGAACTTACAAGAATAGATGAGAGTTGGGCCGCAGGACGCTTTGATTCATTACCTCATGTTGTCCATATTTTGACATCAAAAGATCGTGAAGGCGAAGTTGAATCTTTGAAGGAGCAAAGTGATATTGTTGAGGAGTTTGTGAATGAAGTGGTGCATGCTTATCACAGTGGCTTCAACAAagcaattcaaaattattcCCAG ATCTTGAGGTTGTTTGGGGAATCCACTGAAAGTATAGCTGTCTTAAAGGTTGATTTGGCTGAGGCAAAGAAGCGTCTTAGCACCCGCAATAAGCAATTGCATCAATTGTGGTATCGATCGGTGACATTGCGTCACATAATTTCCCTCTTAGATCAAATTGAGGGCATAGCCAAG GTTCCAGCTCGTATTGAAAAGCTAATTGCTGACAAGCAGTTTTATGCTGCAGTTCAGTTGCATGTTCAATCAACATTGATGCTTGAGCGAGAGGGGCTTCAAACT GTTGGTGCTCTTCAAGATGTCCGGTCAGAGTTGACAAAGTTGCGAGGAGTTCTTTTTTACAAGGTTTTGGAGGATTTGCATGTACACCTGTACAACAAAGGTGAATACAG CTCAGCTGCCTCAAGCATATATGAAAGAGATGACGAAGTGCCAACTACCACGGCTGTTGTGTTATCTGTGGATAATTCACAATCTCTATCACAAAGAACCAGGCTACTGAAAGGTGACAACCAGTTTGGTTTCCAAACAGATGGATCATATAGGCCGAGTTCTGTTGATGGAGG TTCCTCTTTTGATGACCATGATGAGGAGGGTGCTCTGGAAGATGCTGCCTCAGATGGGCATATGTCGTCAGTTGGGGTCAATGGTGGAAATGGTAATCTAAAGGATGCCAAAACTCTTCCTCGCCAGACACCAATATGGCTTTTGAATTCCACTCCAGATGAATTTCTT GAGACAATAAAGAAGAGTGATGCTCCGCTTCATGTGAGGTATTTGCAAACCATGGTTGAGTGCCTCTGCATGCTTGGCAAAGTTGCAGCTGCTGGTGCTATAATATG CCAAAGATTGCGACCGGCAATTCATGAGATAATCACATCCAAGATTAAAGCTCATGCAGAACTTGTTAATTCTTCAAGGTCTGGCATCGGTCAGGGTGAGCGAAATGCTACTCCAGGTCttcattttatgaaagaaaagctAGAAAGCTTCCAGTTCCCCAAACAAAAGCATCAGAACGGGATATCTCTGGCTGGGACTCTTTCGGCGGTTAGTCCTGTCTCACCTGTGATGGCTCCCACAGGAAGAGCACAGGCTGCCACAAGGGAGCTTCTGGATTCAATTTTGGACACAGTTGTTCGAATATTTG AGAATCATGTCGTCATTGGAGAGATTTTGGAATCAAAATCCACGCATCAAATTGAAGTGAACACACCAAGATCAAGGCCAACTGATTGGAACCCTGATTCTGAAGCATCTCAAGTCACTGGGGGCTACAGCATTGGCTTCTCCTTGACTGTTTTGCAG AGTGAGTGTCAACAATTCATTTGTGAGATTCTGCGGGCAACTCCCGAAGCTGCGTCGGCAGATGCTGCTGTACAAACAGCTAGACTTGCAAGCAAGGCCCCTTCCAAAGAAAAGAG GGACCGGTCAGAGGATGGTCTTACCTTTGCTTTTCGTTTTACAGAAACAACAATATCTATTCATAACCAGG GGAGTAGGAGGGGTCCCAATGTATTGCAAGAAGGTTATGGATCTGCAACAGTCTTACCTGAGCAAGGCATATATCTAGCTGCATCTATATATCGACCTGTGCTTCAG TTTACAGGTAAGGTTGCTTCAATGCTGCCGAAAAAGTATGCCCAGCTTGG GAATGATGGATTGCTTTCATTTGTGGAAAACTTTGTGAAGGACCACTTTTTACCAACCATGTTTGTAGACTACCGGAAAAGCGTACAGCAAGCTATATCAA GTCCAGCTGCATTTCGGCCGAAGGCGCATTCTGCTTCCGCTTATACTCCATTGGTCGAGAAGGGTAGACCAGTCTTACAAGGGCTTTTGGCTATTGATTTCTTAGCAAAAGAG GTGCTTGGTTGGGCTCAAGCAATGCCTAAATTTGCTGGTGATCTTGTGAAGTATGTGCAGACTTTCCTTGAGCGTACATATGAGAGATGTCGTACATCATACATGGAG GCAGTGCTTGAGAAGCAGAGTTATATGCTCATTGGGAGGTATGATATTGAGAAATTGATGCGACTTGATCCGGCAAGTTCTTGTTTACCAAATTCACTTGGTCAGTCAAACATGGATAGCAACGCCCCTGATGCTGAAAGTGTTGAGGTTGAACTGGAACTGAGCAATTTATTGTTGGCTTTGAGGCCAATTAAGCAG GAGAATCTAATCCGTGATGATAACAAACTCATTTTGCTAGCATCCCTTAGTGATTCATTGGAGTATGTTGCAGACTTAATTGAGAG GCTTGGACAAATAAACTCAAGAGCATCAATTCAAATAGAGGAGACTCCCAAGTACCATCATACTCGAACAAGCAGTGCACCTACTAGAGATCTGGCATCATTTTCTGATGAGTACAGAAAATTAGCAATAGATTGCCTTAAGGTTTTACGTGTAGAGATGCAGTTGGAGACAATTTTCCATATGCAG GAAATGGCAACTAGGGAATATTTGGAGGACCTAGATGCTGAAGAGCCAGATGACTTCATTATTTCACTCACTGCTCAG ATAATGCGAAGGGATGAGGCAATGGGACCTTTTGTTGCATGTCCAAAGCGAAATTACATATTTGGTGGAATTTGTAGCATTGCTGCGAATGCATCTATCAAG GCTTTGGCTGATATGAGATCCGTTAACCTTTTTGGGGTTCAGCAGATATGCCGGAATTCGATAGCATTAGAACAG GCGCTGGCAGCTATCCCATCGATTAACAGTGAAGCTGTGCAACAGAGATTGGATCGTGTTCGTACTTACTACGAACTTCTAAACATGCCATTTGAG GCCTTGCTAGCCTTCATTGTGGAGCATGAGCACGTTTTTACAACTGCAGA GTACGCTAATCTTCTAAAGGTCCAGGTCCCAGGAAGAGCGATTCCTGCTGATGCTCAAGATCGCGTATCAGAGATTTTCTCTCATTAG
- the LOC121245947 gene encoding glycerol-3-phosphate dehydrogenase SDP6, mitochondrial — translation MATALRLSRRLGAAAIAAAAGGAVLLYQPTLAANDRGGGPQLAAIRQKISDPNAVIPSRTVQESALIGTSSANPLDVLVIGGGATGCGVALDAVTRGLRVGLIEREDFSSGTSSRSTKLIHGGVRYLEKAVFNLDYGQLKLVFHALEERKQLIENAPHLCHALPCMTPCFDWFEVVYYWMGLKMYDLVAGPRLLHLSRYYSAQESSELFPTLARKGKDRNLKGTVVYYDGQMNDSRLNVGLACTAALAGAAVLNHAEVVSFLKDEVGERIIGARIRDNLSGKEFNSYAKVIVNAAGPFCDSVRKMANKDARSMISPSSGVHIVLPDYYSPEGMGLIVPKTKDGRVVFMLPWLGRTVAGTTDSNTPITLLPEPHEDEIQFILDAISDYLNVKVRRMDVLSAWSGIRPLAMDPSAKNTESISRDHVVSEDYPGLVTITGGKWTTYRSMAEDAVNAAIKPGKLSPASNCLTHNLQLVGGDGWDPASFTVLAQQYVRMKKTHGGKVVPGVMDTAAAKHLSHAYGTLAEQVAAIAQNENLGKRLAHGYPFLEAEVAYCARNEYCESAVDFIARRSRLAFLDTDAAGRALPRIIEILANEHKWDKSRRKGEFQKATEFLATFKSAKNAQFHDGKHI, via the exons ATGGCCACCGCCTTACGCCTGAGCCGCCGCCTTGGTGCCGCGGCAATTGCCGCCGCAGCCGGAGGGGCAGTCCTCCTCTACCAGCCCACGTTAGCCGCCAACGACCGCGGTGGTGGCCCCCAGCTCGCGGCTATTAGGCAGAAGATCAGCGACCCGAACGCCGTCATTCCATCCAGAACGGTCCAGGAGTCGGCTCTAATCGGGACCAGCTCGGCTAACCCACTCGACGTCCTCGTGATCGGCGGCGGGGCCACAGGATGCGGCGTCGCCCTCGACGCGGTCACCAGGGGCCTCCGAGTCGGGCTTATCGAGCGAGAGGATTTCTCTTCTGGCACATCCTCGAGGTCCACAAAGCTCATTCATGGAG GAGTTCGTTACTTGGAGAAAGCTGTCTTTAATCTTGACTATGGGCAATTGAAGCTGGTATTCCATGCGCTTGAGGAACGTAAACAACTTATTGAGAATGCACCACACCTATGCCATGCTTTACCATGCATGACACCATGTTTTGACTGGTTTGAGGTAGTATACTACTGGATGGGCTTGAAAATGTACGATTTGGTCGCAGGACCACGCCTATTGCATTTGTCCAGATATTATTCTGCACAAGAGTCCAGTGAGCTCTTCCCCACACTTGCCAGGAAGGGTAAAGATAGAAACCTAAAGGGAACGGTGGTTTATTATGACGGCCAGATGAATGACTCACGACTTAATGTTGGATTGGCATGCACTGCAGCATTAGCTGGTGCAGCGGTGCTTAACCATGCAGAAGTAGTAtcatttttgaaagatgaagtTGGCGAGCGCATAATTGGTGCACGGATTCGAGACAATTTATCAG GCAAAGAGTTCAACTCGTATGCAAAAGTAATTGTCAATGCGGCTGGGCCATTTTGTGATTCTGTGAGGAAAATGGCCAATAAAGATGCACGATCTATGATCAGTCCTAGCAGTGGTGTGCATATTGTTCTTCCTGATTACTATTCACCTGAAGGAATGGGTTTGATTGTTCCTAAAACTAAGGATGGACGTGTTGTCTTCATGCTGCCATGGTTGGGACGGACAGTTGCTGGAACTACAGATTCCAACACTCCCATCACTTTGCTTCCAGAACCACATGAAGATGAAATTCAATTTATATTGGACGCCATCAGTGATTATCTTAATGTTAAG GTAAGGCGAATGGATGTTCTTTCAGCATGGAGTGGTATACGCCCATTGGCAATGGACCCATCCGCCAAAAACACAGAGAGTATCTCCAGGGATCATGTTGTCAGCGAAGATTATCCTGGCTTGGTCACAATTACGGGTGGGAAGTGGACTACATACCGTAG CATGGCAGAAGATGCAGTTAATGCAGCCATAAAGCCTGGAAAGCTGAGCCCAGCCAGTAATTGTTTAACTCACAACCTGCAGCTTGTTGGTGGAGATGGATGGGATCCTGCATCATTTACAGTTCTTGCACAACAATATGTACGCATGAAGAAGACTCACGGTGGAAAAGTCGTTCCCGGTGTAATGGACACTGCAGCAGCAAAGCATTTGTCTCATGCATATGGAACTTTGGCTGAACAAGTGGCTGCCATAGCTCAG AATGAAAACCTGGGGAAGAGGCTTGCCCATGGATATCCTTTTCTCGAGGCTGAGGTTGCGTACTGTGCTCGGAATGAATACTGTGAATCTGCTGTTGATTTCATTGCGAGGAGATCCCGGCTTGCTTTCCTTGACACCGATGCAGCAGGTCGGGCATTGCCACGCATAATTGAGATATTGGCTAATGAGCACAAGTGGGACAAGTCAAGGCGAAAGGGAGAGTTTCAGAAGGCTACAGAATTTTTGGCTACTTTCAAGTCAGCGAAAAATGCTCAATTCCATGATGGAAAACACATATA G